From a single Apium graveolens cultivar Ventura chromosome 2, ASM990537v1, whole genome shotgun sequence genomic region:
- the LOC141707685 gene encoding uncharacterized protein LOC141707685 isoform X3, translated as MASYAAATIGISLSTNSSTTSPTSTVIDVNHPYYLSNSDNPCIPLVTQMLTDQNYSQWSRSASIALSAKMKLGHTRDKCFCLHGYPQWHGLHGNPKPKPKKLSTSGVKSAAQITVGHDVAAGSQIHMDNSAKDSVTFSEPQCLQLSKDLTLSKEREIRKLQDGLYKLHVSKLQSHSASRSSMTLVQSDVSHAKGIVLIKTMLILL; from the exons ATGGCATCATACGCTGCTGCTACAATTGGAATTTCTTTGAGTACTAATTCAAGTACTACTTCACCTACATCAACTGTTATCGATGTGAATCATCCGTACTACTTGAGTAATTCGGATAATCCATGCATTCCGCTTGTCACGCAGATGCTCACAGATCAAAACTATTCTCAATGGAGCAGGTCAGCTTCCATAGCTTTATCTGCAAAAATGAAATTAG GTCACACTAGGGATAAGTGTTTCTGTCTTCACGGATATCCTCAATGGCACGGGCTTCATGGAAATCCTAAACCTAAGCCAAAGAAATTGTCAACATCTGGAGTAAAGTCTGCAGCTCAAATTACTGTTGGACATGATGTTGCTGCAGGGTCTCAAATTCATATGGATAATTCTGCCAAAGACTCAGTGACTTTCTCAGAACCTCAGTGTCTTCAACTCTCCAAG GACCTTACACTGAGCAAGGAGAGGGAGATTCGTAAATTGCAGGATGGCTTATACAAACTTCATGTGTCAAAATTGCAGTCTCATTCAGCTTCTCGTAGTAGTATGACTTTAGTTCAGTCTGATGTATCTCATGCAAAAGGAATTGTACTGATCAAAACAATGTTAATACTACTGTAA
- the LOC141707685 gene encoding uncharacterized protein LOC141707685 isoform X1, translating to MASYAAATIGISLSTNSSTTSPTSTVIDVNHPYYLSNSDNPCIPLVTQMLTDQNYSQWSRSASIALSAKMKLGIIDGTLPKPLPTSTMYPLWFRCNDMVLSWLLNSMTIEIRNSVAYFSTAKRIWEDLAVRFSQTNMPRVFQLRKELGSMNQNNMAITTYFTKFRTVLVEIENLDPMPKCTCAVRTGCTCQNAQKLEKYEEMIKLSQFIMGLNDQYTTVRGQLLMMKLIPSLTQTFSLLLQEESQRDFAKMSSHNPLSESMAMNVKYKNLSKFKNSGHGLNAQKRQTSDIVTAYCDFCQNSGHTRDKCFCLHGYPQWHGLHGNPKPKPKKLSTSGVKSAAQITVGHDVAAGSQIHMDNSAKDSVTFSEPQCLQLSKDLTLSKEREIRKLQDGLYKLHVSKLQSHSASRSSMTLVQSDVSHAKGIVLIKTMLILL from the exons ATGGCATCATACGCTGCTGCTACAATTGGAATTTCTTTGAGTACTAATTCAAGTACTACTTCACCTACATCAACTGTTATCGATGTGAATCATCCGTACTACTTGAGTAATTCGGATAATCCATGCATTCCGCTTGTCACGCAGATGCTCACAGATCAAAACTATTCTCAATGGAGCAGGTCAGCTTCCATAGCTTTATCTGCAAAAATGAAATTAGGTATTATTGATGGAACTCTACCTAAACCTTTGCCTACATCTACTATGTATCCATTGTGGTTCAGATGTAACGATATGGTCTTATCCTGGTTGTTGAATTCTATGACTATTGAAATCAGAAATAGTGTTGCGTATTTTTCAACTGCTAAAAGGATTTGGGAGGATTTAGCAGTTAGATTTTCACAGACTAATATGCCTAGGGTTTTTCAACTGAGAAAGGAATTAGGATCCATGAATCAGAATAATATGGCAATTACTACTTATTTCACTAAGTTCAGAACTGTACTTGTTGAAATTGAGAATCTGGATCCTATGCCTAAATGTACATGTGCTGTTCGTACTGGATGTACTTGTCAGAATGCTCAGAAACTTGAAAAATATGAAGAAATGATTAAGTTGAGTCAATTTATTATGGGATTGAATGATCAATATACCACTGTTCGAGGACAACTCTTGATGATGAAACTTATTCCATCTCTTACTCAAACATTTTCACTACTCTTGCAAGAGGAATCACAGAGAGATTTTGCTAAAATGTCCAGCCATAATCCTCTTTCTGAAAGTATGGCTATGAATGTCAAGTACAAAAATTTGTCCAAATTCAAGAACTCTGGACATGGTTTAAATGCTCAGAAGAGACAAACATCTGATATAGTCACTGCTTACTGTGATTTCTGTCAAAATTCAGGTCACACTAGGGATAAGTGTTTCTGTCTTCACGGATATCCTCAATGGCACGGGCTTCATGGAAATCCTAAACCTAAGCCAAAGAAATTGTCAACATCTGGAGTAAAGTCTGCAGCTCAAATTACTGTTGGACATGATGTTGCTGCAGGGTCTCAAATTCATATGGATAATTCTGCCAAAGACTCAGTGACTTTCTCAGAACCTCAGTGTCTTCAACTCTCCAAG GACCTTACACTGAGCAAGGAGAGGGAGATTCGTAAATTGCAGGATGGCTTATACAAACTTCATGTGTCAAAATTGCAGTCTCATTCAGCTTCTCGTAGTAGTATGACTTTAGTTCAGTCTGATGTATCTCATGCAAAAGGAATTGTACTGATCAAAACAATGTTAATACTACTGTAA
- the LOC141707685 gene encoding uncharacterized protein LOC141707685 isoform X2, producing MASYAAATIGISLSTNSSTTSPTSTVIDVNHPYYLSNSDNPCIPLVTQMLTDQNYSQWSRSASIALSAKMKLGIIDGTLPKPLPTSTMYPLWFRCNDMVLSWLLNSMTIEIRNSVAYFSTAKRIWEDLAVRFSQTNMPRVFQLRKELGSMNQNNMAITTYFTKFRTVLVEIENLDPMPKCTCAVRTGCTCQNAQKLEKYEEMIKLSQFIMGLNDQYTTVRGQLLMMKLIPSLTQTFSLLLQEESQRDFAKMSSHNPLSESMAMNVKYKNLSKFKNSGHGLNAQKRQTSDIVTAYCDFCQNSGHTRDKCFCLHGYPQWHGLHGNPKPKPKKLSTSGVKSAAQITVGHDVAAGSQIHMDNSAKDSVTFSEPQCLQLSKVIQETLK from the coding sequence ATGGCATCATACGCTGCTGCTACAATTGGAATTTCTTTGAGTACTAATTCAAGTACTACTTCACCTACATCAACTGTTATCGATGTGAATCATCCGTACTACTTGAGTAATTCGGATAATCCATGCATTCCGCTTGTCACGCAGATGCTCACAGATCAAAACTATTCTCAATGGAGCAGGTCAGCTTCCATAGCTTTATCTGCAAAAATGAAATTAGGTATTATTGATGGAACTCTACCTAAACCTTTGCCTACATCTACTATGTATCCATTGTGGTTCAGATGTAACGATATGGTCTTATCCTGGTTGTTGAATTCTATGACTATTGAAATCAGAAATAGTGTTGCGTATTTTTCAACTGCTAAAAGGATTTGGGAGGATTTAGCAGTTAGATTTTCACAGACTAATATGCCTAGGGTTTTTCAACTGAGAAAGGAATTAGGATCCATGAATCAGAATAATATGGCAATTACTACTTATTTCACTAAGTTCAGAACTGTACTTGTTGAAATTGAGAATCTGGATCCTATGCCTAAATGTACATGTGCTGTTCGTACTGGATGTACTTGTCAGAATGCTCAGAAACTTGAAAAATATGAAGAAATGATTAAGTTGAGTCAATTTATTATGGGATTGAATGATCAATATACCACTGTTCGAGGACAACTCTTGATGATGAAACTTATTCCATCTCTTACTCAAACATTTTCACTACTCTTGCAAGAGGAATCACAGAGAGATTTTGCTAAAATGTCCAGCCATAATCCTCTTTCTGAAAGTATGGCTATGAATGTCAAGTACAAAAATTTGTCCAAATTCAAGAACTCTGGACATGGTTTAAATGCTCAGAAGAGACAAACATCTGATATAGTCACTGCTTACTGTGATTTCTGTCAAAATTCAGGTCACACTAGGGATAAGTGTTTCTGTCTTCACGGATATCCTCAATGGCACGGGCTTCATGGAAATCCTAAACCTAAGCCAAAGAAATTGTCAACATCTGGAGTAAAGTCTGCAGCTCAAATTACTGTTGGACATGATGTTGCTGCAGGGTCTCAAATTCATATGGATAATTCTGCCAAAGACTCAGTGACTTTCTCAGAACCTCAGTGTCTTCAACTCTCCAAGGTGATTCAAGAAACTCTTAAATAA